One window of Papaver somniferum cultivar HN1 chromosome 9, ASM357369v1, whole genome shotgun sequence genomic DNA carries:
- the LOC113312304 gene encoding splicing factor 3B subunit 6-like protein: MATISLRKGNTRLPPEVNRVLYVRNLPFNISSEEMYDIFGKYGAIRQIRIGTTKDTRGTAYVVYEDIYDAKTAVDHLSGFNVANRYLIVLYYQQAKMSKKVDLKKKEDELTKMQEKYGVSTKDK; the protein is encoded by the coding sequence ATGGCAACAATCAGTTTAAGAAAAGGAAACACTCGTCTTCCCCCAGAAGTAAACAGAGTTTTGTATGTTCGAAATCTTCCCTTCAACATATCTAGCGAAGAGATGTACGATATCTTTGGAAAATACGGTGCTATCCGTCAGATTCGTATTGGTACAACCAAGGATACCAGGGGTACGGCTTATGTTGTCTATGAAGATATCTATGATGCAAAGACTGCTGTTGATCATCTTTCTGGGTTCAATGTCGCAAATCGATACCTAATTGTGTTGTATTATCAGCAAGCTAAGATGAGTAAGAAAGTtgatttgaagaagaaggaggacgAGCTTACAAAGATGCAGGAAAAATATGGAGTATCTACTAAAGATAAGTGA